A genome region from uncultured Tolumonas sp. includes the following:
- the tig gene encoding trigger factor, giving the protein MQVSVETTQGLERRLTITVPADKIEKEYNSRLNQVAKTRRIDGFRPGKAPKALIQKMYGEAIVADVADAVMQRHFVEALVAEKLNPVGAPTLEPNQLTPGSDFTFTVSFEVYPEFKVQNLDAVKVEKQVATVSDADLDKMLTTLRKQHAAWVDADEAAANELRVNMDFVGSVDGEEFDGGKAEGFALVLGAGRMIPGFEDGIIGKKAGESFDIEVTFPEDYQAEHLKGKAAKFAIKLNKVEKQELPELDAEFIKRFGVEDGSIESLKAEIRKNMERELNQALKNQVKEQILSGLLEQNQIDVPKAAVTREIEALRQQAMQRFGAANSKNVPQLPDELFQEQAERRVRVGLLLGEVIREQDIKADDARVKTLIESLATAYEDPSEVVDYYFQNERLLNNMRDLAVEDQAIEFLLSKAQVTEKATSFDEVINKPGAAA; this is encoded by the coding sequence ATGCAAGTTTCTGTAGAGACGACCCAAGGTCTGGAACGCCGTCTTACCATCACCGTACCAGCTGATAAAATCGAAAAAGAATATAACAGCCGTCTGAATCAGGTTGCTAAAACCCGTCGTATTGATGGTTTCCGTCCTGGTAAAGCGCCAAAAGCACTGATCCAGAAAATGTACGGTGAAGCGATTGTTGCTGATGTGGCTGATGCAGTTATGCAACGTCACTTTGTTGAAGCGCTGGTAGCTGAAAAACTGAATCCAGTTGGCGCTCCGACTCTGGAACCAAACCAACTGACTCCGGGTTCTGATTTCACTTTCACTGTTTCTTTTGAAGTCTACCCAGAATTCAAAGTACAAAATCTGGACGCCGTTAAAGTAGAAAAACAAGTTGCTACTGTTAGCGATGCTGATCTGGACAAAATGCTGACCACGCTGCGTAAGCAGCACGCGGCATGGGTTGACGCTGATGAAGCGGCTGCCAACGAACTGCGTGTGAACATGGATTTCGTAGGTTCAGTTGATGGTGAAGAATTCGACGGCGGTAAAGCTGAAGGTTTCGCACTGGTACTGGGCGCTGGCCGTATGATCCCTGGCTTTGAAGACGGTATCATTGGTAAAAAAGCAGGTGAGTCTTTCGATATCGAAGTGACTTTCCCAGAAGATTACCAAGCTGAACACCTGAAAGGTAAAGCAGCTAAATTTGCTATCAAACTGAACAAAGTTGAGAAGCAAGAACTGCCAGAACTGGATGCAGAATTCATCAAACGTTTCGGCGTTGAAGATGGTTCTATCGAAAGCCTGAAAGCTGAAATCCGTAAAAACATGGAACGCGAACTGAATCAGGCGCTGAAAAACCAGGTTAAAGAACAGATCCTGTCTGGTCTGCTGGAACAGAACCAAATCGACGTACCAAAAGCTGCCGTAACTCGCGAAATCGAAGCGCTGCGTCAACAAGCTATGCAACGTTTCGGCGCGGCAAACAGCAAAAACGTACCACAACTGCCAGACGAATTGTTCCAGGAACAAGCTGAACGCCGTGTTCGTGTAGGTCTGCTGTTAGGCGAAGTGATCCGCGAACAAGACATCAAAGCTGATGACGCACGTGTTAAAACACTGATCGAATCACTGGCTACTGCTTACGAAGATCCATCAGAAGTTGTTGATTACTACTTCCAAAATGAACGTCTGCTGAACAACATGCGTGATCTGGCTGTTGAAGATCAAGCTATCGAGTTCCTGCTGAGCAAAGCACAGGTAACTGAAAAAGCGACCTCATTTGATGAAGTGATCAACAAACCTGGCGCTGCTGCGTAA
- the thiH gene encoding 2-iminoacetate synthase ThiH: protein MSFYDEWAKLDWGEQQAWVLAQTDADVERALARLARTGKRELADFAALISPAAEKYLLPMTELSQKLTRQRFGNTINMYLPLYLANLCANDCTYCGFSMSNKIKRKVLSLEEIDRECQVIRQMGFKSLLLVTGEHERKSGMDYFRQVFPVIKPYVSYLMMEVQPLSTDDYRELVSMGLDGVMVYQETYHEPTYDEHHLRGKKKDFRWRLETPDRLGEAGVDKIGLGALLGLGDWRTDSLMVARHLQYLRKTHWQSRYSISFPRLRPCTGGFQPANPMSDRQLLQLICAYRLFDPEVELSLSTREGPEFRDFLMQVGITTMSAGSKTQPGGYAEDHPELEQFAVSDERSPVQVASVIQKQGMEVIWQESSPQHWHNAPISQ from the coding sequence CCAAACTCGATTGGGGCGAGCAGCAAGCGTGGGTGCTTGCACAAACTGACGCCGATGTGGAACGCGCTTTGGCCCGATTAGCGCGTACCGGCAAACGAGAACTTGCCGATTTTGCTGCATTAATCTCGCCCGCTGCCGAAAAATATCTCCTGCCCATGACCGAATTGTCGCAAAAACTGACCCGCCAGCGTTTCGGTAACACCATCAATATGTATCTGCCGCTTTATCTGGCTAACCTTTGCGCCAATGACTGTACCTATTGCGGTTTTTCGATGAGCAACAAAATCAAACGCAAAGTGCTGTCGTTGGAAGAGATTGATCGCGAATGTCAGGTCATTCGTCAGATGGGCTTTAAGTCGCTGTTACTAGTGACGGGTGAACATGAACGCAAATCCGGCATGGATTATTTCCGGCAGGTTTTCCCGGTCATCAAACCGTATGTTTCTTATCTGATGATGGAAGTACAGCCGCTCTCCACTGATGATTACCGAGAACTGGTGAGTATGGGGCTTGATGGCGTGATGGTCTATCAGGAAACCTATCATGAGCCGACCTATGACGAGCATCATCTGCGCGGCAAGAAGAAAGATTTCCGCTGGCGTCTGGAAACCCCAGACCGTCTGGGGGAAGCAGGGGTGGATAAAATCGGCCTAGGCGCATTACTGGGGTTAGGGGATTGGCGTACTGACAGCTTAATGGTGGCGCGTCATCTGCAATACCTGCGTAAAACCCATTGGCAGAGCCGTTATTCCATCTCATTCCCGCGCTTGCGCCCATGCACCGGCGGTTTCCAACCGGCAAACCCAATGAGTGATCGTCAGTTATTACAACTGATCTGCGCTTATCGGTTATTCGATCCGGAAGTGGAATTATCGCTTTCCACCCGCGAAGGGCCGGAGTTCAGGGATTTCCTGATGCAAGTCGGTATCACCACCATGAGCGCAGGTTCGAAAACTCAGCCGGGCGGCTACGCCGAAGATCATCCCGAACTGGAACAATTTGCGGTAAGTGATGAGCGCAGCCCCGTTCAGGTGGCATCAGTGATTCAAAAGCAAGGTATGGAAGTGATCTGGCAAGAGTCCAGTCCACAACATTGGCATAACGCGCCGATTTCTCAATAA
- a CDS encoding STAS domain-containing protein: protein MPVITYTMNHTLVLTVDGELNNNMVEEIRPIIDALIQKHTDVLVDISAVGFIDAAGIGSLIYLYKQLQNNDRRMRLICKQGQPRDLLSILHIDRTITCYSSIRDFLADLSAKKSASELRSHVSLAM from the coding sequence ATGCCAGTCATTACTTACACAATGAATCACACACTCGTGCTGACAGTTGATGGCGAACTCAATAATAATATGGTTGAAGAAATCCGGCCAATCATTGATGCATTAATTCAAAAACACACAGATGTATTGGTTGATATCAGTGCGGTGGGTTTTATTGATGCTGCTGGCATTGGCTCTTTAATTTACCTCTACAAACAACTGCAAAATAATGACCGACGAATGCGTTTGATCTGCAAACAGGGTCAACCTCGCGATTTGCTTTCTATTTTGCATATTGATCGAACCATCACTTGTTATTCCAGCATTCGCGATTTTTTAGCTGATCTCTCGGCAAAAAAATCAGCATCCGAATTACGTTCACACGTTTCATTGGCTATGTAG
- the mtgA gene encoding monofunctional biosynthetic peptidoglycan transglycosylase, with protein sequence MTWTMWLKKLLVLWLLWFCAWHLSIFLRIVSYIWYDPSSTSFMDEQLAMLQLENSAIKKQQTWIPYTSVSKSLKRALIAAEDAKFLDHDGFDWDGIENAWEKNLAKGKIVAGGSTISQQLAKNLFLSANKTPWRKLDEALITVMLETILDKQRIYEIYLNVIEWGEGIYGAEAAARNYYGISAKQLSPSQSAYLAAMVTNPRYYQTHRRSAHLLHKSAVILRRMSQSDIPD encoded by the coding sequence ATGACTTGGACCATGTGGCTGAAAAAGTTACTGGTCTTATGGCTGCTCTGGTTTTGCGCTTGGCACCTCTCTATATTTTTACGTATTGTCAGTTATATCTGGTATGACCCATCATCCACTTCATTTATGGATGAACAATTAGCCATGTTGCAGTTGGAAAATTCAGCCATAAAAAAACAGCAGACGTGGATACCCTATACCTCCGTCTCTAAATCATTAAAACGTGCCTTAATCGCAGCGGAAGATGCCAAGTTTCTCGATCATGATGGTTTTGATTGGGATGGGATTGAAAATGCGTGGGAAAAGAATCTGGCGAAAGGAAAAATTGTTGCAGGTGGCTCTACAATTAGTCAGCAATTGGCCAAAAATCTATTCCTCAGCGCGAATAAAACACCATGGCGTAAGCTGGATGAAGCCCTTATTACCGTCATGTTGGAAACTATTCTGGATAAACAGCGGATCTATGAGATTTATCTGAATGTGATCGAATGGGGCGAGGGGATTTATGGCGCTGAAGCGGCTGCCCGCAATTATTATGGGATCTCCGCAAAACAGCTTAGTCCATCCCAATCCGCTTATTTAGCTGCGATGGTAACCAACCCGCGTTATTACCAAACACACAGACGATCAGCGCATTTGCTGCATAAATCAGCAGTTATTCTCCGAAGAATGAGTCAATCTGACATTCCTGATTGA